The Aequorivita sublithincola DSM 14238 genome window below encodes:
- a CDS encoding type I restriction endonuclease subunit R, with amino-acid sequence MAFNEDSRVKIPAILHLTQLGYKYLSLKEQVWDIETNIFSDIFKKSIKEINQGISEADINRLYQEVSLSLENEDLGRAFYNKLIDQSGIKLIDFKNFDNNSFHVVTELPYQKDDETFRPDIILLINGMPLVFIEVKKPNNRDGVQDEHRRMQRRFQNKKFRKFINITQLMVFSNNMKYSEDDTQMLEGAFYSTTNYFKPIFNYFREEETFDLNELLAPLSEEDENFILKDTNLLSIKNSNEYLSNKSPTTPTNAISTSLFQRDRLKFILQYALAYVEEENGLEKHVMRYPQLFATKAIENKLEAGIKKGIIWHTQGSGKTALAYFNVKHLTDYYQKKNIIPKFYFIVDRLDLLTQAAKEFTARGLVVHKVNSRDAFTRDIKSTKVIHNDSGKAEITVVNIQKFKDDPDVIKNNDYNLGVQRVFFLDEVHRSYNPKGSFLANLELADKHSIKIGLTGTPLLGKEYNSKTLFGDYIHKYYYNLSIKDGYTLRLIREEIETNYKLALKKTLEELKVLQGNSEKKVIYSHHRFVEPMLDYIVKDMEQARISMDDNTIGGMVVCDSSDQAKMMHEVFQEKYADTTTSILNLAAEEPASYGRKKNDDSKVNTAQVILHDIGTKQDRNDWVADYKAGNIDFLFVYNMLLTGFDAKRLKKLYIGRKIKSHNLLQTLTRVNRTYKKHKYGYVVDFADIQKEFDKTNQDYFNELQSELGDEMQHYSNLFKKPEEIEQEIEEIKDVLFKFNTENATVFGEQISDINDRTEIRQIAKALNNAKELYNLIRLSGNFELLEKLEFRKLTVLARLANDRLSLINTRDALEHNVDTTNILNLALEDVIFAFTKIKEEEMVLADELKNILQKTREMLGGNFDPRDPVFVSLREELERLFKKKNLSEVSKEEMEANIKALNTIYDKAKTLERENQLLRAKYDYDAKYARIHKRLMEKNPLTDSERKLFDALKGLKTAVDKEILQNSKILENESYVERMVMRLVINQFKTDQNIAVNTTDVKRINSIIVKEYMNEYNGRVA; translated from the coding sequence ATGGCTTTCAACGAAGACTCCCGAGTAAAAATACCGGCTATTCTCCATCTTACACAGTTGGGCTATAAGTACCTATCTCTAAAAGAACAGGTGTGGGATATTGAAACCAATATTTTTTCTGATATTTTCAAAAAATCTATTAAAGAAATTAATCAAGGAATTTCTGAGGCGGATATAAATCGTCTTTATCAAGAAGTAAGTCTTTCTTTGGAAAATGAAGATTTAGGGCGAGCGTTTTATAACAAATTAATAGACCAATCTGGAATAAAACTAATTGATTTTAAAAACTTCGATAATAACTCTTTTCACGTAGTTACTGAATTACCGTATCAAAAGGATGATGAAACGTTTAGGCCAGACATCATACTTTTAATAAACGGAATGCCTTTGGTTTTTATTGAGGTGAAAAAACCTAATAATAGAGATGGCGTTCAAGATGAACACAGACGGATGCAACGCCGTTTTCAGAATAAGAAATTCCGAAAGTTCATAAACATCACTCAGCTAATGGTGTTTTCTAACAATATGAAGTATTCAGAAGATGATACTCAAATGTTAGAAGGTGCATTTTATAGTACCACCAATTATTTTAAACCAATTTTCAATTACTTCAGGGAAGAAGAAACTTTTGATTTAAATGAGTTGCTCGCGCCACTTTCAGAAGAGGACGAAAACTTTATATTAAAAGATACGAACCTTCTTAGTATTAAAAACTCGAATGAGTATCTATCCAATAAAAGTCCAACTACTCCAACGAATGCTATTTCCACATCTTTATTTCAAAGAGATCGTTTAAAATTCATATTACAATATGCTCTCGCTTACGTAGAAGAAGAAAATGGATTAGAAAAACATGTAATGCGTTATCCGCAGTTATTTGCAACAAAAGCGATAGAAAACAAATTAGAAGCTGGGATAAAAAAAGGAATTATTTGGCATACACAAGGCTCTGGAAAAACAGCCTTGGCGTATTTTAATGTAAAACATCTTACAGATTATTATCAAAAGAAAAACATTATTCCAAAATTCTACTTTATTGTAGATCGATTGGATTTATTAACCCAAGCTGCCAAGGAATTTACAGCTCGCGGCTTAGTGGTTCATAAAGTAAATAGTAGAGATGCGTTTACAAGAGATATAAAATCCACAAAAGTCATTCACAACGATTCTGGAAAAGCTGAAATTACAGTAGTAAATATTCAGAAATTTAAAGATGATCCAGATGTAATAAAAAACAATGACTATAATTTAGGGGTACAACGTGTGTTTTTCTTAGATGAGGTACACAGAAGCTATAATCCCAAAGGAAGCTTTTTAGCCAATCTAGAATTAGCCGATAAACATTCTATTAAAATAGGCTTAACAGGCACGCCATTATTAGGAAAAGAATATAATTCCAAAACCTTATTTGGCGATTATATTCATAAATACTATTACAATTTATCTATTAAAGATGGATATACTTTACGATTGATTCGTGAAGAAATTGAAACCAATTATAAACTGGCATTAAAGAAAACCCTTGAAGAACTTAAAGTGCTACAAGGCAATTCAGAAAAGAAAGTTATTTACTCTCATCATAGATTTGTAGAACCCATGCTGGACTATATTGTAAAAGATATGGAACAAGCACGAATCTCAATGGACGATAATACGATTGGTGGAATGGTAGTCTGTGATTCTTCCGATCAGGCTAAAATGATGCACGAGGTTTTTCAGGAAAAGTATGCTGATACTACAACTTCTATCTTAAATCTTGCAGCAGAAGAACCTGCGAGTTATGGAAGAAAAAAGAATGACGACAGCAAAGTAAACACCGCACAGGTAATTTTACATGACATTGGCACCAAGCAAGACCGAAACGACTGGGTCGCAGATTATAAAGCTGGTAACATAGATTTCCTGTTCGTATATAATATGTTGCTAACTGGTTTTGATGCCAAGCGTTTAAAGAAATTATATATCGGTCGTAAAATCAAATCGCACAATTTACTTCAAACCCTTACGCGCGTAAACAGAACCTACAAGAAGCACAAATATGGGTATGTAGTTGACTTTGCCGATATTCAAAAGGAGTTTGATAAAACCAACCAAGATTATTTTAATGAATTGCAATCTGAATTAGGTGATGAAATGCAGCATTACTCTAATCTATTTAAGAAGCCTGAAGAAATAGAACAAGAAATTGAAGAGATTAAAGACGTTCTTTTTAAATTCAATACAGAGAATGCAACTGTTTTTGGCGAGCAAATAAGCGACATAAACGACCGCACAGAAATACGCCAAATTGCAAAAGCATTAAATAACGCCAAAGAACTCTACAATCTTATTCGTTTGTCTGGTAATTTTGAATTACTTGAAAAACTGGAGTTCAGAAAACTAACGGTTCTTGCACGTCTAGCAAACGATAGATTAAGTTTAATAAATACAAGAGACGCATTAGAACATAACGTAGATACTACAAATATTTTAAACCTCGCTTTAGAAGACGTAATCTTCGCTTTTACCAAAATAAAAGAAGAAGAAATGGTATTGGCAGACGAGCTTAAAAACATCTTACAGAAAACACGCGAAATGCTTGGCGGAAATTTTGATCCTCGCGACCCTGTGTTTGTATCCTTGCGCGAAGAATTAGAGCGTTTATTTAAAAAGAAAAATTTAAGTGAAGTTTCTAAAGAAGAAATGGAAGCCAATATTAAAGCCTTAAACACTATTTACGATAAAGCCAAAACATTAGAACGCGAAAATCAACTATTAAGAGCAAAGTATGATTATGATGCCAAGTACGCCCGAATCCATAAACGTTTAATGGAAAAGAACCCTTTAACAGATAGCGAACGCAAATTATTTGATGCTTTAAAAGGATTAAAAACAGCGGTAGATAAAGAAATTCTACAAAACTCAAAGATTTTAGAAAACGAGAGTTATGTAGAGAGGATGGTAATGCGTTTGGTGATTAACCAATTTAAAACAGATCAAAATATAGCAGTTAATACAACCGATGTAAAACGGATAAACAGCATTATAGTAAAAGAATATATGAATGAATACAACGGAAGAGTTGCCTAA
- a CDS encoding helix-turn-helix domain-containing protein: MDSKRKKIRRDWKKKIALREEEVMEMLGLSKSTMRRLHSNREIPHSKLGITNLYMPKELKKT, translated from the coding sequence ATGGATTCAAAACGAAAAAAAATTAGAAGAGATTGGAAAAAGAAGATCGCTCTAAGGGAGGAAGAAGTTATGGAGATGCTTGGATTAAGCAAAAGTACTATGAGAAGGCTTCACAGCAATAGAGAGATCCCACATTCAAAATTGGGAATTACCAATTTATATATGCCAAAGGAACTCAAAAAGACATAG
- a CDS encoding tetratricopeptide repeat-containing sensor histidine kinase, whose product MKNKTFSFLFFCLISLWGGRFTLEAQIQRDTINKYYNSIVSPNGKIAISEGIKFYTSKKEYDTNLNDTLKIIQDLRLIAMGQFEIGNIYDSESAVVEAITLIDNYQQKDTLIESRKALYNQLGNIYGETKNYNKAIESYNLSLNFSKNASHSITLINNKAYIYIDWRKYQKAAEELNFAHKKFGADTNSLQLAFILDNLGLVQSKLGNPEALTNLKKSLMIRESKNNLSGIYSSNKNLSIFYFDRNKKADAYAYAEKAFQIATQMNSVSYLQDALSLFAIMNDDPKIVQFKKITDSIAKEKQLTENKNAFIKYNVANEKKKTSEALLEKEKEKNQKLIFLILGIIIALTSIFIYFALRIRHKKEKIIQVHNTESRISKKVHDEVANDVYHLMAKIQGKTTGQEELLDDLEKIYNRTRDISKENSAIEIEEDFSSQLNDLLLNYQNEKITISTRNISKIDWEDISDIKKTIIYRVLQELMTNMKKYSEASAVVLVFQQINKKISIEYTDNGIGCTLKNKNGLQNAENRIHALNGTITFDSEPGKGFRSKIII is encoded by the coding sequence ATGAAAAACAAAACATTTTCATTCCTCTTTTTTTGTCTTATCTCTTTATGGGGAGGGCGGTTCACCCTTGAAGCACAAATACAGCGAGACACCATTAACAAATATTATAATTCAATAGTGAGCCCCAATGGAAAAATTGCCATTTCTGAAGGTATTAAATTCTATACCAGTAAAAAAGAATATGACACCAACTTAAATGACACCTTAAAAATTATTCAGGATTTAAGATTGATTGCGATGGGACAATTCGAAATTGGTAATATATATGATAGTGAAAGTGCAGTAGTAGAAGCCATTACATTAATTGATAATTATCAACAAAAAGATACTTTGATTGAGAGTAGAAAAGCACTTTATAATCAACTAGGCAACATATACGGTGAAACAAAAAATTATAATAAAGCTATCGAGTCCTACAATCTGTCACTAAATTTTTCTAAAAATGCATCTCACAGTATTACACTAATCAACAACAAAGCCTATATTTATATAGATTGGCGCAAATATCAAAAAGCTGCAGAAGAACTTAATTTTGCCCATAAAAAATTTGGGGCTGATACAAATTCACTCCAGCTAGCATTTATTCTCGATAATTTGGGATTAGTACAATCCAAATTAGGAAATCCTGAAGCGCTGACAAACTTGAAAAAATCACTAATGATTCGTGAATCAAAAAACAATCTATCTGGTATTTATTCCAGCAATAAGAATCTAAGCATTTTCTATTTTGACAGAAATAAAAAAGCAGATGCTTACGCTTACGCAGAAAAAGCATTTCAAATAGCCACCCAAATGAATAGCGTCTCCTATCTACAAGACGCCCTTTCCCTTTTTGCCATAATGAACGACGATCCAAAAATTGTGCAGTTTAAAAAAATAACGGATAGCATTGCCAAAGAGAAACAACTTACCGAAAACAAAAATGCCTTTATAAAATACAATGTGGCCAATGAAAAAAAGAAAACCTCGGAAGCCCTTTTGGAAAAAGAAAAAGAAAAAAATCAAAAACTTATATTCCTAATCCTTGGAATCATCATTGCACTCACTTCAATCTTTATATACTTCGCATTGCGCATACGGCATAAAAAAGAAAAAATAATACAAGTCCACAACACCGAAAGCCGTATTTCCAAAAAAGTACATGATGAAGTTGCAAATGATGTGTATCATCTAATGGCAAAAATCCAAGGAAAAACCACCGGCCAAGAAGAACTGCTAGACGATCTTGAAAAAATCTATAATAGAACCCGAGATATTTCAAAAGAAAACAGCGCCATAGAAATAGAGGAGGATTTTAGTAGTCAACTCAACGACTTATTGTTAAACTATCAAAACGAAAAAATAACCATATCCACCCGAAACATCTCAAAAATTGATTGGGAAGATATTTCAGATATTAAAAAAACCATTATCTATAGAGTACTGCAGGAATTAATGACCAATATGAAAAAATATAGTGAAGCCTCCGCCGTAGTCCTCGTTTTTCAACAAATCAATAAAAAAATCAGCATCGAATATACCGATAATGGCATAGGCTGCACCCTAAAAAATAAAAATGGACTCCAAAATGCGGAAAACCGTATTCATGCATTAAACGGAACTATTACTTTTGATTCTGAACCCGGAAAAGGATTTAGATCAAAAATTATAATATGA
- a CDS encoding response regulator transcription factor, producing the protein MFKKVLVSDDLDCINQGIISVLNTLNIEYITQVAYCDDAFLKIEKAILDNAPFDLLITDLSFIADHRKQKYPSGEVLIRTLKQKHPQLKIIAYSVEDKLQKVRTVMLESKADAYVCKGRHGLEQITEAIQEVYKGNQYLSPQIQNALNKKLSVEISDYDIEILKLLSHGLSQKEISEDFLKNNITPSSLSSVEKKISKLCDHFKANNTTHLVAIVKDLALI; encoded by the coding sequence ATGTTTAAAAAAGTTTTGGTTTCAGATGACCTCGATTGTATTAATCAAGGAATAATATCTGTATTGAATACATTGAATATCGAATATATTACACAAGTTGCCTATTGTGATGATGCCTTTCTGAAAATAGAAAAAGCCATCTTGGACAATGCCCCATTCGATCTATTAATAACCGACCTCTCCTTTATAGCAGACCATCGCAAACAAAAATACCCCTCAGGAGAAGTTCTTATTAGAACATTAAAACAAAAACACCCCCAACTTAAAATAATAGCCTATTCCGTAGAGGACAAACTGCAAAAAGTTAGAACTGTTATGTTGGAAAGTAAAGCGGATGCTTACGTTTGTAAAGGACGACATGGCCTAGAACAAATTACAGAAGCTATTCAAGAAGTCTACAAAGGAAACCAATATCTATCCCCCCAAATCCAAAACGCCCTCAATAAAAAACTCTCAGTTGAAATTAGCGATTATGATATCGAAATTCTTAAACTATTATCCCACGGCCTTTCCCAAAAGGAAATAAGTGAGGACTTTTTAAAAAATAACATTACCCCCTCCAGCCTAAGTTCCGTTGAAAAAAAAATCAGCAAATTATGCGATCATTTTAAAGCCAACAACACTACACACCTTGTGGCTATAGTTAAAGACTTAGCACTTATATAA
- the yidD gene encoding membrane protein insertion efficiency factor YidD, with amino-acid sequence MIKIILLLSIKYYWRFVPESKRRKCLFKTSCSHYVYQQTKEKGIQDGLRALIFRINNCNNQYQIIEIGDEKIMLTKTNKIFPEKELSDFILKKSNTYGIP; translated from the coding sequence ATGATAAAAATTATCCTCCTTTTAAGTATTAAATACTATTGGAGATTTGTTCCAGAGTCCAAGCGCAGAAAATGTTTGTTCAAAACCTCTTGCTCCCATTATGTATATCAACAAACTAAAGAAAAAGGTATACAAGATGGATTACGGGCGCTAATTTTCAGAATAAATAATTGCAACAACCAATATCAAATAATTGAAATAGGGGATGAAAAAATAATGCTTACCAAAACCAATAAAATCTTTCCAGAAAAGGAATTGAGTGATTTTATTTTAAAAAAATCTAATACTTACGGAATCCCGTAA
- a CDS encoding DUF4236 domain-containing protein, which produces MGFRYQKRINLGKGLGINISKSGISPSYRSKRGTLSSKGYSIRSGIPGMTYRKSFSKSKNSGCMLIILILFSTFFFTSILACSYSGISH; this is translated from the coding sequence ATGGGCTTCAGATATCAAAAAAGAATAAACCTTGGAAAAGGTTTGGGAATTAATATTAGCAAATCCGGCATCAGCCCTAGCTATAGATCCAAGCGAGGTACATTAAGTTCAAAAGGATACTCCATACGCTCAGGCATTCCTGGTATGACCTATCGTAAGTCCTTTAGCAAAAGCAAGAATAGTGGATGCATGCTTATTATACTTATTCTATTCAGCACCTTCTTTTTTACTTCAATCTTAGCGTGTAGCTATAGTGGTATATCACATTAG
- a CDS encoding DUF4407 domain-containing protein, whose amino-acid sequence MKLLWKAAGSDSYILQRSTYSDQVKYACLGGVVVATGFMAALAGGYAMYTIFEPNGSVLETETHWPTAIKAILFGVIWGLIIFNIDRFIVAASGVGDGTEKITLSELGGAIPRLCMGIIIAITISKPVEIRMFKSEIDSALYAEQQELQKTYEVNTRENYAERFNALEAQVSDIDSKRGEIMQHLTDAENNYADEIKGKNNAPAGVGRRAEALKVLADKYQVELVDFDKNNADELLKFKEQREILSQELDTELKKNQTVAAGLDGLLERIKLAHELAGFWISLFITLLFMAIELTPIFFKMMLTKGPYNYMGDNVRELLLADQGIEIHYDYYQDKKGQERIKIDHHQALKLIHQKKQLLLAQQKLNENIIDKWVQKEIDKLDSNLEDYITTNKS is encoded by the coding sequence ATGAAGTTATTATGGAAAGCCGCTGGTTCGGATAGCTATATTCTGCAAAGGTCTACTTATTCAGATCAAGTTAAATACGCCTGTTTGGGCGGCGTTGTTGTTGCCACTGGATTCATGGCGGCACTTGCTGGCGGTTATGCCATGTACACCATTTTTGAACCCAACGGCTCGGTACTTGAAACAGAGACCCACTGGCCCACTGCCATTAAAGCCATTCTATTTGGAGTAATATGGGGTTTGATAATTTTTAATATCGATCGTTTTATTGTAGCTGCAAGTGGTGTGGGTGATGGTACCGAAAAAATCACTTTGAGTGAATTGGGTGGTGCAATCCCGCGCTTGTGTATGGGTATTATCATCGCTATTACCATATCAAAACCTGTTGAGATAAGGATGTTTAAAAGCGAAATTGATTCTGCTCTTTATGCAGAACAGCAAGAATTACAGAAAACGTATGAAGTAAATACCAGAGAAAATTATGCTGAGAGATTTAATGCCCTAGAAGCCCAAGTCTCGGATATTGATAGCAAAAGAGGCGAAATTATGCAGCATCTTACTGATGCTGAAAATAATTATGCGGATGAAATTAAAGGTAAAAATAATGCTCCCGCGGGTGTAGGCAGAAGAGCAGAGGCACTCAAAGTTTTGGCAGATAAATATCAAGTGGAACTTGTAGATTTTGATAAAAATAACGCTGATGAGTTATTAAAATTTAAGGAACAAAGAGAAATCCTATCACAAGAACTCGATACCGAATTAAAGAAAAACCAAACAGTAGCTGCAGGTCTCGATGGTCTTTTGGAACGTATAAAATTAGCCCACGAACTTGCAGGTTTCTGGATTTCTTTATTTATCACCCTTCTCTTTATGGCAATAGAGTTAACGCCCATATTCTTTAAGATGATGCTCACTAAAGGCCCTTACAATTATATGGGAGATAATGTTCGTGAATTATTGCTCGCAGATCAAGGCATAGAAATCCATTATGATTATTATCAGGACAAAAAAGGTCAGGAACGTATAAAAATTGACCACCACCAAGCCCTGAAATTGATTCACCAAAAGAAACAGCTTCTTTTAGCGCAGCAAAAACTGAATGAAAATATAATAGATAAATGGGTTCAAAAGGAAATAGATAAACTGGACAGCAATCTTGAAGACTACATAACCACCAATAAATCATAA